In the genome of Geotrypetes seraphini chromosome 16, aGeoSer1.1, whole genome shotgun sequence, one region contains:
- the FARSA gene encoding phenylalanine--tRNA ligase alpha subunit isoform X2, with the protein MKFPFGKVGFSKAMSNKWVHLDKNTLGGPRVFRSVESVQDSVKEKLQMVLQGQAASLDEKEKGEMKKRKLLTEVTVKTYLIRKGSAFSPTITKQETDLTQEMIASGSWRDKMFKPYNFDALGLTLDCGHLHPLMKVRSQFRQIFLEMGFTEMPTNNFIESSFWNFDALFQPQQHPARDQHDTFFLLDPAEAMQFPMDYLERVKKVHSEGGYGSQGYRYDWTIREAQKNLLRTHTTAVSARMLYQLAQQEAFTPVKYFSIDRVFRNETLDATHLAEFHQIEGVVADYGLTLGDLMGTLKEFFTKLGITKLRFKPAYNPYTEPSMEVFSYHTGLRKWVEVGNSGMFRPEMLLPMGLPSGVSVIAWGLSLERPTMIKYGINNIRELVGHKVNLQMVYDSPICLLDS; encoded by the exons ATG AAATTTCCGTTTGGAAAGGTGGGTTTCAGCAAAGCTATGTCGAACAAGTGGGTCCACCTGGATAAGAACACGCTTGGAGGACCTCGGGTATTCAGATCG GTGGAGAGTGTGCAGGATTCTGTGAAGGAGAAGCTGCAGATGGTGCTTCAGGGACAGGCAGCGAGCCTGGACGAGAAGGAGAAAGGCGAAATGAAGAAGCGGAAACTCCTGACAGAAGT GACTGTGAAAACCTACTTGATCAGGAAAGGCAGCGCCTTCAGCCCAACCATCACGAAACAGGAGACGGATCTCACCCAGGAGATGATAGCAAG CGGCTCCTGGCGTGATAAAATGTTTAAGCCCTATAACTTTGATGCTTTGGGGCTAACGCTGGATTGTGGCCATCTTCACCCATTGATGAAGGTCAGGAGTCAGTTCCGGCAGATCTTTCTGGAAATGGG CTTCACAGAAATGCCAACAAACAACTTTATCGAAAGCTCCTTCTGGAACTTCGATGCTCTCTTCCAGCCACAGCAGCACCCGGCCAGAGATCAGCATGACACCTTCTTCCTGCTAG ATCCGGCAGAGGCCATGCAGTTTCCTATGGATTATCTGGAGCGAGTGAAGAAGGTGCACTCTGAGGGTGGCTACGGCTCACAGGG GTACCGATATGACTGGACCATCAGGGAGGCACAGAAGAACCTGTTGCGTACGCACACGACAGCAGTCAGCGCCCGTATGCTCTATCAGCTGGCTCAGCAG GAAGCCTTCACCCCCGTGAAGTACTTCTCCATCGACCGAGTTTTTCGGAACGAAACCCTGGATGCCACCCACCTGGCCGAGTTCCATCAAATCGAGGGGGTAGTGGCAGACTATGGGCTTACACTGGGAGACCTCATGGGCACCCTGAAAGAATTTTTCACCAAACTGG GAATTACCAAATTGCGTTTCAAGCCAGCCTATAACCCTTACACTGAACCCAGTATGGAGGTGTTCAGTTACCACACAG GACTGAGGAAATGGGTGGAGGTGGGGAACTCGGGAATGTTCCGGCCGGAAATGCTGCTGCCTATGGGACTTCCATCGGGGGTGTCTGTCATTGCCTGGGGGCTCTCCCTGGAGCG GCCCACAATGATCAAATATGGAATCAATAACATTCGGGAGCTGGTGGGGCACAAGGTGAACCTGCAGATGGTCTATGACAGCCCTATTTGCCTTCTAGACTCATAA
- the LYL1 gene encoding protein lyl-1, producing MYPACDQGDAIADLMEQETRSPAASISPPISSPSTNEGDQAEGTEPRLPGDQICRVFLDTATCHAMNLPLSNVPVISLAHRRPPGKGLHGTPRAMPSTELMALHPIPSLVQLNVVPSPPVLLPALPGPLLSSHPFLNSVFLRSSGTFGVFPNRFKRRPSLYEADIREGRQPQKLARRVFTNSRERWRQQNVNGAFADLRRLIPTHPPDKKLSKNEILRLAMRYITFLARLLEDQLVGEPGKAGDTCQRSPEGPPAATFSSPPSSSYSEAVSPDSEDEAQVCQPENGHRIEGPVLRAFR from the exons ATGTATCCGGCGTGCGATCAAGGAGATGCCATAGCTGACCTGATGGAGCAGGAGACCAGGAGCCCCGCTGCGTCCATCTCACCTCCGATTAGCAGCCCTTCTACCAATGAGGGGGACCAAGCAGAAGGGACAGAGCCAAGACTGCCAGGGGACCAGATTTGCAGAGTCTTTCTAGACACAGCCACCTGCCACGCAATGAACCTTCCTCTTTCTAACGTGCCAGTTATCAGCCTAGCACACAGGAGGCCCCCTGGGAAGGGTCTGCATGGCACACCACGAGCGATGCCCAGCACAGAGCTCATGGCACTTCACCCCATCCCCTCCCTTGTACAGCTAAATGTGGTGCCTTCACCTCCTGTCCTACTCCCAGCTCTCCCAGGCCCCCTGCTTTCTTCACATCCTTTCCTCAACAG CGTATTTCTAAGGAGCTCAGGTACATTTGGTGTCTTCCCGAATCGATTTAAACGGAGGCCCAGCCTCTATGAGGCAGACATCAGGGAAG GCCGGCAGCCTCAGAAGTTGGCACGAAGGGTTTTCACCAACAGCCGGGAGCGCTGGCGTCAGCAGAATGTGAATGGTGCATTTGCCGACCTGCGTCGACTCATCCCTACCCACCCGCCAGACAAGAAGCTGAGCAAGAATGAGATCTTACGGCTGGCCATGAGATATATCACCTTTCTGGCCAGGCTGCTGGAAGACCAGCTTGTAGGAGAGCCAGGGAAGGCAGGAGACACCTGCCAGAGAAGTCCCGAGGGGCCCCCAGCTGCCACCTTCTCTTCACCACCATCGAGCAGCTACAGTGAAGCAGTAAGCCCAGACAGCGAAGATGAGGCACAAGTGTGTCAGCCAGAGAACGGTCACAGGATCGAGGGGCCAGTGCTGAGAGCATTCCGGTGA
- the FARSA gene encoding phenylalanine--tRNA ligase alpha subunit isoform X1 translates to MADGPVAELLLRRLEQGDGDGLDSLGVAAALGLDHQQVVGAVKSLQALGEVIEAEQQSSKHWELTAEGKEIAEEGSHEARVFQTLPAEGLLQSELMKFPFGKVGFSKAMSNKWVHLDKNTLGGPRVFRSVESVQDSVKEKLQMVLQGQAASLDEKEKGEMKKRKLLTEVTVKTYLIRKGSAFSPTITKQETDLTQEMIASGSWRDKMFKPYNFDALGLTLDCGHLHPLMKVRSQFRQIFLEMGFTEMPTNNFIESSFWNFDALFQPQQHPARDQHDTFFLLDPAEAMQFPMDYLERVKKVHSEGGYGSQGYRYDWTIREAQKNLLRTHTTAVSARMLYQLAQQEAFTPVKYFSIDRVFRNETLDATHLAEFHQIEGVVADYGLTLGDLMGTLKEFFTKLGITKLRFKPAYNPYTEPSMEVFSYHTGLRKWVEVGNSGMFRPEMLLPMGLPSGVSVIAWGLSLERPTMIKYGINNIRELVGHKVNLQMVYDSPICLLDS, encoded by the exons ATGGCGGACGGGCCGGTGGCGGAGCTGCTGCTGAGGCGGCTGGAGCAGGGGGACGGGGACGGCCTGGACAGCCTGGGTGTAGCGGCCGCGCTGGGCCTGGACCACCAGCAAGTGGTGGGGGCGGTGAAGAGTctgcaggctctgggggag GTTATTGAAGCAGAACAGCAGTCCTCGAAGCACTGGGAGTTGACagcagaagggaaggagattgCGGAGGAAGGTAGTCACGAGGCCCGGGTTTTTCAGACTCTCCCAGCCGAGGGCCTGCTTCAGAGTGAGCTGATG AAATTTCCGTTTGGAAAGGTGGGTTTCAGCAAAGCTATGTCGAACAAGTGGGTCCACCTGGATAAGAACACGCTTGGAGGACCTCGGGTATTCAGATCG GTGGAGAGTGTGCAGGATTCTGTGAAGGAGAAGCTGCAGATGGTGCTTCAGGGACAGGCAGCGAGCCTGGACGAGAAGGAGAAAGGCGAAATGAAGAAGCGGAAACTCCTGACAGAAGT GACTGTGAAAACCTACTTGATCAGGAAAGGCAGCGCCTTCAGCCCAACCATCACGAAACAGGAGACGGATCTCACCCAGGAGATGATAGCAAG CGGCTCCTGGCGTGATAAAATGTTTAAGCCCTATAACTTTGATGCTTTGGGGCTAACGCTGGATTGTGGCCATCTTCACCCATTGATGAAGGTCAGGAGTCAGTTCCGGCAGATCTTTCTGGAAATGGG CTTCACAGAAATGCCAACAAACAACTTTATCGAAAGCTCCTTCTGGAACTTCGATGCTCTCTTCCAGCCACAGCAGCACCCGGCCAGAGATCAGCATGACACCTTCTTCCTGCTAG ATCCGGCAGAGGCCATGCAGTTTCCTATGGATTATCTGGAGCGAGTGAAGAAGGTGCACTCTGAGGGTGGCTACGGCTCACAGGG GTACCGATATGACTGGACCATCAGGGAGGCACAGAAGAACCTGTTGCGTACGCACACGACAGCAGTCAGCGCCCGTATGCTCTATCAGCTGGCTCAGCAG GAAGCCTTCACCCCCGTGAAGTACTTCTCCATCGACCGAGTTTTTCGGAACGAAACCCTGGATGCCACCCACCTGGCCGAGTTCCATCAAATCGAGGGGGTAGTGGCAGACTATGGGCTTACACTGGGAGACCTCATGGGCACCCTGAAAGAATTTTTCACCAAACTGG GAATTACCAAATTGCGTTTCAAGCCAGCCTATAACCCTTACACTGAACCCAGTATGGAGGTGTTCAGTTACCACACAG GACTGAGGAAATGGGTGGAGGTGGGGAACTCGGGAATGTTCCGGCCGGAAATGCTGCTGCCTATGGGACTTCCATCGGGGGTGTCTGTCATTGCCTGGGGGCTCTCCCTGGAGCG GCCCACAATGATCAAATATGGAATCAATAACATTCGGGAGCTGGTGGGGCACAAGGTGAACCTGCAGATGGTCTATGACAGCCCTATTTGCCTTCTAGACTCATAA